The window CTCGGTCTCCTACCGCCGCTCGGGTGGCCTGCGCGGTCGCCCCTACCAGTCCGGCCGCGGCTCCCACTCGGCCTGACCGGGCACGTCAGCTCGTGGCTGGCAGGCGGTAGACGGACACGTGCGACCGCGAGTCGGCGGTGAACTCGGCGCCGGACCAGTCCGCGTGCCGGCTCTCCAGCTCGAACCCGGCCAGCTGACCCATGAGGTCCAGCTCCGCCGGCCAGATGTAGCGGTGCGGCGACCGGAACAGCTGGGCGTGCGTGCTCTCGTCGAACCGGAAGTGGTGCGACACGACCTGCTGGCGCAGCACGTCGTAGGTGTCGAGGCCGATGTACCCCGGCTCGGACGACCAGACCGTCGCCTCCAGGCCCGGTGGGAGCTTACGCAGCTCCGGCACCCACAACTCGATCACGAACCGGCCGCCCGGGGCGAGGTGGCGGGCGGCGTTGCGGAAGCAGGCCACCTGCTCGGACTGGGTGAGCAGGTTCGAGATCGTGTTGTAGACGAGGTAGACCAGCGAGAACTCGCCCGGGGCGGTGGCGGTCGCCATGTCACCGATCACCACCGGAACGGTCGCCTCGTCCACCTTCGTCCGCAGCCGCTCCACCATCGGGCGGGACAGCTCGATGCCGCTGACCGGCACCCCGCGCGCGGCGAGCGGGACGGCCACCCGGCCGGTGCCGACGGCGAATTCGAGCGCCGCCCCGCCGCCGGCCAGCTCGGCCAGGCGGTCCACGGTCGGCCCCAGCACCTCGGGGGCGAACATGCCGGTGCCCGGGGTGTCGTAGCGGCGGGCGGTGTCGTCGTCCCAGACGTCTTCCTGTCGCATACGCCCCACGCTTCCCACCACCGCCCGCGATGTCCACCGACTTTCGCGCCGATCGGCTCCCCTCCGCCGCCTGCGCCGGGTCCCTTCTTTGAGATCTTGGTGGCTGGCGGCCCCCGGAGGGGCCGTTTCGTGCCAAGATCTCGGCGCGCGGGGGGTGGATTCGCGGCGGGGGCGGTGAACCTGTTAGCCTTGGCGCCGGCCCGCCCGGTGAAAGCCGGGTGGGACCGATGCCGGTCCGCCGGCGGAGGGGTTGTGGCGCAGTCCGGTAGCGCACCTCGTTCGCATCGAGGGGGTCAGGGGTTCGAATCCCCTCAACTCCACCTAGCTCAAGGCCGTTTCCGCACGTCGGAGACGGCCTTTTCCGATCTTGTACGGCAGCTGAGTGCAGCAACGGCGTTCAGGCTAGGTCCTCGGGCTTCACCCTTCCCTTCCCGAGAAGCTTTCTAGCGAGGATCAGGCGGCCGAGGATGATCGCGTAGACGTTGCCGATCAAGACCAGCGCAGCTGCGCCAATCTCGCCGTGACCGGCCAACATCAGGGCAGGAATGCCGGCGAACAGCAGCACGGGCACCACGAAGAGCCACAAGGGGAACCGCAGGTAGTAGAGAAGTGAGGGGGACGAGGGTTTCGGCACGAGGCCATTAGAACGCACGCGGCCAAACAAGCCCGCCCGT is drawn from Micromonospora sp. NBC_01740 and contains these coding sequences:
- a CDS encoding class I SAM-dependent methyltransferase: MRQEDVWDDDTARRYDTPGTGMFAPEVLGPTVDRLAELAGGGAALEFAVGTGRVAVPLAARGVPVSGIELSRPMVERLRTKVDEATVPVVIGDMATATAPGEFSLVYLVYNTISNLLTQSEQVACFRNAARHLAPGGRFVIELWVPELRKLPPGLEATVWSSEPGYIGLDTYDVLRQQVVSHHFRFDESTHAQLFRSPHRYIWPAELDLMGQLAGFELESRHADWSGAEFTADSRSHVSVYRLPATS